The genome window ATTGCAGCTCCGCGATTATTTTTTGCTCGCTATTCACTATTTCTTCCAAAAGCGTCGTTGCTTCTTTCCACTCTAATTCGGCGCGTCGTTTTTGGATGGATATCATTTCTAATTCCAAGATTTTCGGTTCCATTTCTTCTAATTGGAAAAGTGTCCGTTTGTTTATTTCTAATTCTGCTTCTTTTTCAGCGAGTGCTTCTTTTTGTTTTTTCACATGTGAAAATTGGACTTTCACCTCTTCTGCCTCAAATGCTACTTGTTTTTCTGTTTGTTCTGCTGTTTCTAATTGTTCTTTCAAACGGATACAAAGTGCGTCTTGAGAGCGGAGATTACTTGCTCTTTTGGCAGCTTCCAATCGAACTTCTATCGCTTGATAAAAATCCTTCTCTATTTCTAGTGTCGCTATTTCTTCTGTGTACTTATCCAAATTTTGCCAATCAAGTAGTTGTTCTTTAGCAAGCGTCACTTTTTCGACAGCTTCACTTGTTTGTTTGCGAATAATGCTTAATTTATTTTCTAATTCCGTTAAAATCATTTGCTCGCTTTGAATTGCCTCGGCTTGTAAAACACTGATTTCACTTGTCGTCTTCCCTGAAACTTCCACACCCGGCAAACTCAGTTCAGCGAGTTCTGCCACTTTTTTACGCGCTTCTACAACCAAGATTTCGGCTTGTTTCTGCTTTTCCCATAGCAAATTTTCCACTTTTTCATAGTAAACAGTATGCGCTAACCGTTGCAATATGACTTCCTTTTCTTTACTATCCGATACGAGTAGCTCTCTAAACTCGCCTTGAGGAATCATCAAAATTTGTCTAAATTGGTCCACATTAAGTTGTATTAATTCTTCCATTTTCGTATTAACATCGCGAACAGAACTCGCAAGCAACTTCATTTCATCATTAATCAACTCATATAATTCTGCTTTTTGCGGCGAAGTGGTTGTTCCATTTCCACGTTGTTTGGCAATTTCCTGCTGAGGAATACGACTAATTTGGTAAATCTTGTCTTTCAATCTAAAAGCAAGCGTTACTTCAGTAATTTCTTTATCTGTCGCAAAATGACTCCGCATCGAAAAACTTTCCCGATCAAATGTGTTTGCTTTCCCAAAAATCGCAAAACTAATCGCATCAAAAATAGTCGATTTTCCTGCCCCAGTTTTACCAGAAATGACAAAAATCTGCTCTGTTCCAAGCTTTTCAAAATCAATTACTTCTTTTTTCGCATAGGCTCCGAAAGCTTGCATCGTTAATTTAATTGGTCTCATTCCGCATCCTCCTTTCTTGCTTGTTCAAAAACATCCGCTAACTTTTGTTTTTGTGTTTCCGTTAATTCTGTTCCATTGACATGTTCAAAAAATTGACCAAATAACTCTAAATCATCTTTTTTCATTATTTCTTCAAAGCTATCTTGCGTTTCTTTTAATGTTTGTTTTTTACGCTCTAAATGTAAAATATTTGGATAAAATTGGCGTAATTTCCCCATTGGATCAATTAAAGCCCCTTCATCCATTAAATTCACTTGAAAAAAGTCATCAGGATTTTCTACTAAGTTTTCCGTCAGTTCCGCTAGTGTCCCAGAAATAATGCGCATATCATGTTTTGGCGTTAGAAAGCGCTCCGTCACACTAATTAGCTCTTTCCCTTCCAGTTCCACAATCCGCACACTTTTATGATCATTTGCTTCTGAAAATGAATATTTTAAAGGAGATCCACTATAAAAGATAGACGGGTGGCGAATCGCATGTGGATGGTGCAAGTGCCCAAGTGCAGTATACGTAAAACCATCAAAACAATCAGTAGAAACTCGGTCCACATTCCCAATTGCTAGTTGTCGTTCGGAATCACTCGGAATACCTCCAGAAACAAACGCATGCCCAACCAAAATTTGCGCCTTGCTTGTATCCCATTTGGACCGGATTTGTTTCGTCACGGCTTGCATAGCGTCTTCAAAACTGCGAATCGAATTATCTGCAAAAGCTTGCCGAATGATTGCTGGTTCGTGATATGGGACAAGCCATACTTCAGCATCCATAAAAGGAATCCCGTCAAACTGCGAAGTGCATTTTCCCTTCATATATAGCTTACTACTTTCATACCACTGACTTCCAAAAGCAAGCCGCTCAGCACTGTCATGATTCCCGCTGATGGCAAATATCGGAATACCCAGTTCTACATTCCACTTTACTAAAATATCATTTAGCACTTTCACCGCATCCGCAGGCGGCACGGCGCGGTCATATAAATCTCCTGCTAAAATAAGCGCGTCGACTTGTTCTTCCTCGGCAATATTCGTTATTTGTGCCAAAATATATTCTTGCTCTGCTAGCATCGATACGCCAGATACAATTTTTCCTAAATGCAAATCAGCTGTATGTAAAAATTTCATCGGTTACCTCATTTCTTTTTCTCAGAGATTATTTATTTTTAATGCAAAACTCGTCAATTTTAAGTATACTAGATATAGTTTAAAAAAATAACTAGCAATACTGGGAGTGAAGAAGTTGTTTTATCATTTCGCAAAAAACCTCGTTCATTTTATTTTAATTATTATTGGTGGACGATTTCAAGTACAAAACAAAGACAAAATCATTGAAGCACCATATGTTGTTGTGTCCACGCATACGTCATGGATTGAAATCTTATACCTTGGTTTCGCCCTATCGCCAACACCAGTCCATTATATGGCCAAACAAGAGCTATTCAAAGGTAAATTTCTTAACTGGCTAATGACACACCTTAACGCCTTTCCAGTCAACCGTGACAATCCTGGACCAAGCGCCATTAAAGCCCCAATCCGGATGCTAAAATCCGGTAAAGTAGTTGGGATTTTCCCGAGTGGAACTAGAAAAACGACCAACCTTCATTTAAAACGCGGTGCAGTAACTATCGCTCATAAAGCAAAAGTTCCAATGCTACCTGCCGTTTATGATGGGCCAAAAACATTTGGAGAAATTTTAAAACGCAAAAAAATCATTATTCGTTTTGGCGACCCGGTACTATTCAATGATACCGAACTTGACCAAAAAGAGCTACTAGAAGTTAAGTCTCAAGAATTAATGGCGACTTTTGAACAACTTCAAAATGAAATTAATCAAACAAAAAACAAATAATAAAAAAGACAGCTTCCACGTGGGAGCTGTCTTTTTTATTATCAGGAAGCTGTATCAGTTGTAATGCTTGAAGGATTAAGTCCAGCATCTTTTAATACGCTAGCAATTGCTTCGTCCGCTTTTGCCATCGCTTCGTCTGCTTTTGTTGTATCACGACCACTAACTTTAAGTGCGTCTGCTTCTAATTTGTAAGCATCACTTAATTGTTTCACAGCTGCTTTGAAATCATCTGTGGATTTACCAAGGTCTGGTGTTTTTTCACTAGCAAGTGCTTCAGATACTTTAAGTGCTGATTCACTAGCTGGTTTCGCAAGAGCTGCAAGGTCTGCTTCAGATGGTTTAGGATCTGCACCAACTGCTCCTACATAAGCGTTGTAATCGCCATTGTTTTCATTAACAACGTCTACCAAGTCCATGTAATAATTTAATACTTTGTCTTTATCACTTGTTGTTTCTTTTTTTGTGTCTTCTTTTTTGTCAGAACTGCTAGAACCGGAACAAGCCGCAAGCGACAATCCTAGTGCTAAAGTTAAAACTACTAATAACCATTTTTTCAAGATGATGTCCTCCTTTTTTTCAAGCCAAACTCGGAAGCCCTTTTGTAACTGGCCGCGTCAGTCTCGGATATGCTTCACCCATCCGGCAAGTAACATTACTCACGATGTAACATTATTCATTATAAGCTATTCATACTGAATAATTCAAGCTGTTTTGGAAAATGCTTTCACTATTATTCGTACTCTCCGCTAACTTCTACTTTATTAAGCTCTTTTTCGGTATTTTTATATTGGAAATACATTACAATTCGCCACGGTACAATCATTGCAAATGCCATTATCCAAAACATACCAGACAACTCGCCCACTTCTAAACTACCGCTAATCCAGTACTTAATGAAGATTCGAATGAGTAACAGTCCCATCAAAATAACCGGAAAAGCTTTTGTGCGTTTAATAAATACATACTTGTGACGAATTTCGAATTTCGTTGTCCAAATTAAAATAACTGAAAACACAAGCCCCATTGCTATAGCTTCTAAAATATCTACCCACGAAACACGGAAAAAAGGAATAACAAACATGAGAGCGCCTGTTGACATCATAATTGGCGGTATGATAATCCCTTTCACACTTGCTGGACGCTTCGATGCTTTCATTCTTATCATGATAATTCCAGCTCCAAAAACAAGTGTAATGATAATTGAAATGATTAATGACACTTTTAATTCCCCCTACTAATCTGCTGTAACACTTCGCTCCTCATTATATTCCTTTTACCGTTTGAAATAAACTTCTCTGCTTAAAGCGCTTCGTCTAAATCCATTCCACTATTTTGTAATTGATACATCGAATGATATACCCCTTCTTCTGCAATCAAACTGTCATGTGTACCACGCTCAATAATTCTTCCTTTGGATAAAACTAAAATTAAATCGGCATCCTTAATTGTCGAAAGTCGATGCGCAATCGCAATTGTCGTGCGTCCTTCTCGCATTCGTTTTAACCCCGTTTGAATTAAGCTTTCTGTTTCTGTATCAATATTTGCCGTTGCTTCGTCTAAAACGAGAATTTGTGGATTGGTTACAACCGTTCTTGCAAATGAAATCAGCTGTCTTTGTCCACTTGAAAACGAAGCGCCTCGCTCGATTACTTTATGTTTGTACTGATCGGACAAAGTTTGAATAAAGCCGTCCGCTTGAACAAATTTCGCAGCATCTATAATTTGTTCATCTGTAATGTTTTTATCATACAAGCGAATGTTTGTATTAATATCGCCGTAAAACATAAAACTATCTTGTAAAACTAGTCCAGTTTTCTTACGCAGTTCTGTAATTTCATGAGACTTAATCGACTTACCATCAATTAAAATATCGCCACGTTCAAATTCATAAAAACGCATCATTAAATTGATAATCGAGCTTTTCCCGCTTCCTGTATGACCAACAAGTGCCACTGTTTGTCCAGGTTCAGCCGTAAAGCTAATATTTTTAAGAACGTCACGCCCACCTTCATAAGCAAACGAAACATCTTTAAACTCAATTTTAGCACGCGTGATTTTCGCCTCTGGATCGTTTAATTGGGCTGGCACTTCTTCCGTTTCATCCATAATACGAAATACTCGGGAAGCCGCCGTAATCGCCTCTTGGTACATCGCCAGCCGCTCCATTACGTTATAAATCGCTTCTAAAAAACGATCAAAGTAACTAATAAAGGCATAAATCGTCCCAATCGCTACCGGTCCTATTAATGACTCTGCACCAAAGAAACTAAGAATAATCACTACAGCCAACGCGTAAATCAAATCAATTGCCGGTCCAAGTAATAGCGCATTAAATTTGATATTTTTCATTCCGACGTCATAGTAATCTTTATTGATTTTCTCAAATTCTTTTACTAACCGACGCTCTTGATTAAATTGTTGAACAATCGACATTCCTGAAATCGACTCAGCAATTTTTGCATTTAATTGACTTAATTTTTCTCGTCGTGCCCGGTAAAACTGCGAACTGTATTTCCGGTAAACAAAAATAATAAAGACAATAAGCGGGAATAAAAGTAAAC of Listeria monocytogenes contains these proteins:
- a CDS encoding exonuclease SbcCD subunit D, giving the protein MKFLHTADLHLGKIVSGVSMLAEQEYILAQITNIAEEEQVDALILAGDLYDRAVPPADAVKVLNDILVKWNVELGIPIFAISGNHDSAERLAFGSQWYESSKLYMKGKCTSQFDGIPFMDAEVWLVPYHEPAIIRQAFADNSIRSFEDAMQAVTKQIRSKWDTSKAQILVGHAFVSGGIPSDSERQLAIGNVDRVSTDCFDGFTYTALGHLHHPHAIRHPSIFYSGSPLKYSFSEANDHKSVRIVELEGKELISVTERFLTPKHDMRIISGTLAELTENLVENPDDFFQVNLMDEGALIDPMGKLRQFYPNILHLERKKQTLKETQDSFEEIMKKDDLELFGQFFEHVNGTELTETQKQKLADVFEQARKEDAE
- a CDS encoding lysophospholipid acyltransferase family protein; translated protein: MFYHFAKNLVHFILIIIGGRFQVQNKDKIIEAPYVVVSTHTSWIEILYLGFALSPTPVHYMAKQELFKGKFLNWLMTHLNAFPVNRDNPGPSAIKAPIRMLKSGKVVGIFPSGTRKTTNLHLKRGAVTIAHKAKVPMLPAVYDGPKTFGEILKRKKIIIRFGDPVLFNDTELDQKELLEVKSQELMATFEQLQNEINQTKNK
- a CDS encoding CcdC family protein, which produces MSLIISIIITLVFGAGIIMIRMKASKRPASVKGIIIPPIMMSTGALMFVIPFFRVSWVDILEAIAMGLVFSVILIWTTKFEIRHKYVFIKRTKAFPVILMGLLLIRIFIKYWISGSLEVGELSGMFWIMAFAMIVPWRIVMYFQYKNTEKELNKVEVSGEYE
- a CDS encoding ABC transporter ATP-binding protein, which codes for MEAMNEQDEMLVMSGKEHREVLKRMLSYTKYHIPSLIWTGVLVLLVTLADVFAPILIKIFLDDYLTPMNLEMQALLILGAGYLGLTIGKSVVWYFQLLFFQKIALEIVQQMRIDIFTKLHLLGMRYFDKTPAGSIVSRVTNDTEAVKDMFINVLSTAIQSLFMLVGIYAAMFALNVQLALYSLLLFPLIVFIIFVYRKYSSQFYRARREKLSQLNAKIAESISGMSIVQQFNQERRLVKEFEKINKDYYDVGMKNIKFNALLLGPAIDLIYALAVVIILSFFGAESLIGPVAIGTIYAFISYFDRFLEAIYNVMERLAMYQEAITAASRVFRIMDETEEVPAQLNDPEAKITRAKIEFKDVSFAYEGGRDVLKNISFTAEPGQTVALVGHTGSGKSSIINLMMRFYEFERGDILIDGKSIKSHEITELRKKTGLVLQDSFMFYGDINTNIRLYDKNITDEQIIDAAKFVQADGFIQTLSDQYKHKVIERGASFSSGQRQLISFARTVVTNPQILVLDEATANIDTETESLIQTGLKRMREGRTTIAIAHRLSTIKDADLILVLSKGRIIERGTHDSLIAEEGVYHSMYQLQNSGMDLDEAL